Proteins from a genomic interval of Lysobacter stagni:
- the leuC gene encoding 3-isopropylmalate dehydratase large subunit, whose product MTDQPRTLFDKLWDAHVVTPETEAAPAILYIDLHLIHEVTSPQAFAELELRGLPVRRADRTKGTLDHSTPTLPADVDGQRPYINADARAQVDTLRRNCARFGVELFDYDSPQRGIVHVMGPELGLTQPGQTIVCGDSHTATHGAFGALAFGIGTSEVGHVLATQCLLQRKPKTLSITVEGELAPGVGAKDLILHVIGVIGVNGGTGHVIEYRGSAIRSLSMEQRMTVCNMSIEAGARAGLIAPDQTTFDYLRGKPRAPQDFDAAIEAWKQFHTDEGAHFDREVRIDARDIQTTVTWGTHPGQVAAIAANVPSGDGDDAKARDYMGWTAGAALAGRAVDVVFVGSCTNSRLSDLREAASVLRNRRVHPRVRMLVVPGSEQVKREAEAEGIDRIVRAAGAEWREPGCSMCIAMNGDMVGPGQLAVSTSNRNFEGRQGKGARTVLASPLTAAACAVAGEITDPRPYLTTAPAPAAELETA is encoded by the coding sequence ATGACCGACCAGCCCAGAACCCTGTTCGACAAACTGTGGGACGCCCACGTCGTCACGCCTGAAACCGAGGCGGCGCCGGCGATCCTCTACATCGACCTTCACCTGATCCACGAAGTCACCTCGCCGCAGGCCTTCGCCGAACTCGAACTGCGCGGCCTGCCCGTGCGGCGCGCGGACCGCACCAAGGGCACGCTCGATCATTCCACCCCCACGCTGCCGGCGGATGTCGACGGCCAGCGTCCGTACATCAACGCCGACGCGCGCGCGCAGGTCGACACACTCCGTCGTAACTGCGCGCGGTTCGGCGTCGAGCTGTTCGACTACGACAGCCCGCAACGCGGCATCGTGCATGTGATGGGGCCGGAGCTGGGCCTCACGCAGCCGGGCCAGACCATCGTCTGCGGCGACAGCCACACCGCCACCCACGGCGCGTTCGGCGCGCTCGCCTTCGGCATCGGCACCAGCGAGGTCGGGCACGTACTGGCGACGCAATGCCTGCTGCAGCGCAAGCCGAAAACGCTGTCCATCACCGTGGAGGGCGAGCTCGCGCCGGGTGTCGGTGCGAAGGACCTGATCCTGCACGTGATCGGTGTGATCGGCGTCAACGGTGGCACGGGCCATGTCATCGAGTACCGGGGCTCGGCCATCCGTTCGCTGTCGATGGAGCAGCGCATGACGGTGTGCAACATGTCGATTGAAGCGGGCGCGCGCGCCGGCCTGATCGCGCCGGACCAGACCACCTTCGACTACCTGCGCGGAAAGCCGCGCGCCCCGCAGGACTTCGATGCCGCCATCGAAGCGTGGAAGCAGTTCCATACCGATGAGGGCGCGCACTTCGATCGCGAGGTGCGCATCGACGCGCGCGACATCCAGACCACCGTCACCTGGGGCACGCATCCGGGCCAGGTGGCCGCAATCGCCGCCAACGTTCCGAGCGGAGACGGCGACGACGCCAAGGCGCGCGACTACATGGGCTGGACCGCGGGAGCCGCGCTGGCCGGGCGGGCGGTCGACGTGGTGTTCGTCGGCAGCTGCACCAACTCGCGTCTGTCGGACCTGCGCGAAGCGGCCAGCGTGCTGCGAAACCGCCGCGTGCATCCGCGCGTTCGCATGCTGGTGGTTCCGGGTTCGGAGCAGGTCAAGCGCGAGGCGGAAGCCGAGGGCATTGACCGCATCGTGCGCGCCGCGGGTGCGGAGTGGCGCGAGCCGGGCTGCTCGATGTGCATCGCCATGAACGGCGACATGGTCGGCCCGGGGCAGTTGGCCGTCTCCACCAGCAACCGCAATTTCGAGGGCCGGCAGGGCAAGGGGGCACGCACCGTGCTCGCTTCGCCGCTCACCGCCGCCGCGTGCGCGGTGGCTGGCGAGATCACCGACCCGCGCCCGTACCTGACCACCGCGCCGGCGCCTGCCGCCGAGCTGGAGACCGCCTGA
- a CDS encoding efflux RND transporter permease subunit, with the protein MRFNLSEWALRHRSLIVYAMLVMAIAGTFSYLRLGRSEDPSFTFKVMVIRTLWPGATAEEVSRQVTERVEKKLMETGQYEFIRSYSRAGESQVMFVAKDSLRSKDIPPLWYQVRKKIGDIRPTLPSDVVGPFFNDEFGDTFGNIYALTGKGFDYAVLKDYADRVQLQLQKLPDVGKIELFGVQDEKVWVELSNVKLSTLGVPAAAVQQALDEQNAMVPAGFFETGSTRVPLRVGGKFKSVDEIREFPIRVGDRTFRLADVADVRRGFSDPPAPRMRFMGEDAIGIGVAMKEGGDILKLGKTLETEFAALQKTLPAGMELRKVADQPAAVTESVGEFVRVLSEAVAIVLLVSFFSLGLRTGFVVALSIPLVLAMTFAVMDLFGVGLHKISLGALVLALGLLVDDAIIAVEMMAIKMEQGFSRLKAAAFAWDSTAFPMLTGTLITAAGFLPIATAKSSTGEYTRSLFEVVTIALLVSWIAAVAFIPYLGDKLLPDYGHAAAPPKPGSLPARWHAFRERIASRFPALHDYIAPKPPIDGHAHDPYATKFYVRFREWVTFCVRRRWLVIAITAASFVAALFLFRFVPQQFFPDSTRPELMVDIELAEGSSLRATTTQAQRLEKILASRKDLANYVAYVGTGSPRYYLPLDQQLPAANFAQFVLTPKDLEAREEIRTWLIEDVFKRFPELQMRVTRLENGPPVGYPVQFRVSGEHIDKVRQIAYQVQKKFRENPHVANVNLDWDEPNKVVRLVVDQERARALGVSSARLAQFLSSSLSGSHISTYREGNELIEMLLRGPAEERLRLDMLGSLMVPTESGKSVPLTQIATLDYGFEEGIIWHRDRQPTMTVRADIYDGTQPATVTAQISPTLDDLRAQLPYGYSIDVGGSVEDSGRGQRSIVAGMPLFLFVVFTLLMLQLRSFTRSFMVLLTAPLGLIGVTLFLLVFRVPFGFVAMLGTIALAGMIMRNSVILVDQIEHDIGEGATPWEAIVEATVRRFRPIVLTALAAILAMIPLSRSAFFGPMAVAIMGGLTVATFLTLLFLPALYAAWFRVKAPQTA; encoded by the coding sequence ATGCGCTTCAACCTCTCCGAATGGGCGCTGCGCCATCGCAGCCTGATCGTCTACGCGATGCTGGTGATGGCCATCGCCGGCACGTTCTCGTACCTGCGCCTGGGACGCAGCGAAGACCCGTCATTCACCTTCAAGGTGATGGTGATCCGCACGCTGTGGCCGGGCGCCACCGCCGAGGAGGTCTCGCGACAGGTCACCGAGCGCGTCGAGAAGAAACTGATGGAGACCGGGCAGTACGAGTTCATCCGCTCGTACTCGCGCGCCGGCGAATCGCAGGTGATGTTCGTCGCCAAGGATTCGCTGCGTTCGAAGGACATCCCGCCGCTTTGGTACCAGGTGCGCAAGAAGATCGGCGACATCCGGCCCACGTTGCCCAGCGACGTCGTCGGTCCGTTCTTCAACGATGAGTTCGGCGATACCTTCGGCAACATCTACGCGCTCACCGGCAAGGGTTTCGATTACGCGGTCCTCAAGGACTACGCCGACCGCGTGCAGCTGCAGCTGCAGAAGCTGCCCGACGTGGGCAAGATCGAGCTGTTCGGCGTGCAGGACGAAAAGGTCTGGGTCGAGCTGTCCAACGTGAAGCTGTCCACGCTGGGCGTGCCGGCCGCGGCCGTGCAGCAGGCGCTGGACGAACAGAACGCGATGGTGCCGGCCGGCTTCTTCGAAACCGGAAGCACGCGCGTGCCGTTGCGCGTGGGCGGAAAGTTCAAGTCCGTCGACGAGATCCGCGAATTCCCCATCCGCGTGGGCGACCGCACCTTCCGCCTGGCCGACGTGGCCGACGTGCGTCGCGGCTTCTCCGATCCGCCTGCGCCCCGCATGCGCTTCATGGGAGAGGACGCCATCGGCATCGGCGTGGCGATGAAGGAAGGTGGCGACATCCTCAAGCTCGGCAAGACGCTCGAGACCGAATTCGCCGCGCTGCAGAAGACGTTGCCGGCCGGCATGGAGCTGCGCAAGGTCGCCGACCAGCCCGCTGCCGTGACGGAATCCGTCGGCGAGTTCGTGCGCGTGCTGTCCGAGGCGGTGGCCATCGTGCTGCTGGTGAGCTTCTTCTCGCTGGGCCTGCGCACCGGGTTCGTGGTCGCGCTGTCCATCCCGCTGGTGCTGGCGATGACGTTCGCCGTGATGGACCTGTTCGGCGTGGGCCTGCACAAGATCTCGCTGGGTGCGCTGGTGCTGGCGCTGGGCCTGCTCGTCGACGACGCGATCATCGCGGTGGAGATGATGGCCATCAAGATGGAGCAGGGCTTCAGTCGCCTGAAGGCCGCCGCGTTCGCGTGGGATTCCACCGCGTTCCCGATGTTGACCGGCACGCTCATCACCGCCGCCGGCTTCCTGCCGATCGCCACGGCCAAGTCGAGCACGGGCGAGTACACGCGCTCGCTGTTCGAAGTGGTGACCATCGCACTGCTGGTGTCGTGGATCGCCGCGGTGGCGTTCATTCCCTACCTGGGCGACAAGCTGCTTCCCGACTACGGTCACGCCGCAGCGCCACCGAAGCCCGGCTCGCTGCCGGCGCGTTGGCATGCGTTCCGCGAGCGCATCGCCAGCCGCTTCCCCGCGCTGCACGACTACATCGCGCCCAAGCCGCCGATCGACGGCCATGCGCACGATCCGTACGCGACGAAGTTCTACGTGCGGTTCCGCGAATGGGTGACGTTCTGCGTGCGTCGCCGCTGGCTGGTCATCGCGATCACGGCCGCGTCGTTCGTCGCCGCGTTGTTCCTGTTCCGTTTCGTGCCCCAGCAGTTCTTCCCGGATTCCACGCGTCCGGAACTGATGGTCGACATCGAACTGGCCGAAGGCAGCTCCCTGCGCGCCACCACGACCCAGGCGCAGCGGCTGGAGAAGATCCTGGCGTCGCGCAAGGACCTGGCCAACTACGTCGCCTACGTCGGAACCGGTTCGCCGCGCTATTACCTGCCGCTCGACCAGCAACTGCCGGCGGCCAACTTCGCGCAGTTCGTGCTGACGCCGAAGGACCTGGAAGCGCGCGAGGAGATCCGCACCTGGCTGATCGAGGATGTCTTCAAGCGCTTCCCCGAACTGCAGATGCGCGTGACGCGCCTGGAGAACGGTCCGCCGGTCGGTTATCCGGTGCAGTTCCGCGTGTCCGGCGAGCACATCGACAAGGTGCGCCAGATCGCCTACCAGGTGCAGAAGAAGTTCCGCGAGAACCCGCACGTCGCCAACGTGAACCTGGACTGGGACGAGCCGAACAAGGTCGTGAGGCTGGTCGTCGATCAGGAGCGCGCCCGCGCACTGGGCGTGAGTTCGGCGCGGCTGGCGCAGTTCCTGTCCAGCTCGCTGTCGGGCTCGCACATCAGCACCTACCGTGAAGGCAACGAGCTGATCGAAATGCTCCTGCGCGGCCCGGCTGAGGAACGCCTGCGCCTGGACATGCTCGGCAGCCTGATGGTGCCCACCGAAAGCGGCAAGAGCGTGCCCCTCACGCAGATCGCCACGCTCGACTATGGTTTCGAGGAAGGCATCATCTGGCACCGCGATCGCCAGCCCACGATGACCGTGCGCGCCGACATCTACGACGGTACGCAGCCGGCCACGGTGACCGCGCAGATCTCGCCGACCCTGGACGACCTGCGCGCGCAGCTGCCGTACGGCTATTCGATCGACGTCGGCGGCAGCGTGGAAGACTCCGGGCGCGGCCAACGGTCGATCGTCGCCGGCATGCCGCTGTTCCTGTTCGTGGTGTTCACGCTGCTGATGCTGCAGCTGCGCAGTTTCACGCGCAGCTTCATGGTGCTGCTGACCGCACCGCTGGGCCTGATCGGCGTCACGTTGTTCCTGCTGGTCTTCCGCGTGCCGTTCGGCTTCGTCGCGATGCTCGGTACGATCGCGCTGGCGGGCATGATCATGCGCAACTCGGTCATCCTGGTGGACCAGATCGAGCACGACATCGGCGAAGGCGCGACACCGTGGGAAGCGATCGTCGAAGCAACGGTACGGCGTTTCCGCCCCATCGTGCTGACCGCGCTCGCCGCGATCCTGGCGATGATCCCGCTCTCGCGCAGCGCGTTCTTCGGTCCGATGGCGGTGGCGATCATGGGCGGCCTGACCGTGGCCACGTTCCTGACGCTGCTGTTCCTGCCCGCGCTGTACGCGGCGTGGTTCCGCGTGAAGGCGCCGCAGACGGCGTGA
- the leuD gene encoding 3-isopropylmalate dehydratase small subunit — MQPITEIVSRTVVLRERNIDTDQIIPARFLTTTERKGLGKHAFNDWRSLPDGSPNPDFPFNRAENIGARILVAGRNFGCGSSREHAPWALTDLGLRAVISAEIADIFRSNALKNGLLPIVLDEAVVDALLDQPGVELRIDVAQRSVTLPDGSAVQFPLDAFARTCLLEGVDQLGYLLKQNDAITRFEQQRQTQEFRHAS, encoded by the coding sequence ATGCAACCGATCACCGAGATCGTCTCGCGCACCGTGGTGCTGCGTGAACGCAACATCGACACCGACCAGATCATCCCCGCGCGCTTCCTCACCACGACCGAGCGCAAGGGGCTGGGCAAGCACGCGTTCAACGATTGGCGCAGCCTTCCCGATGGTTCGCCGAACCCGGATTTCCCGTTCAACCGCGCCGAGAACATCGGTGCGCGCATCCTGGTCGCCGGTCGCAACTTCGGTTGCGGCTCCTCGCGCGAGCACGCGCCATGGGCACTGACCGACCTGGGCCTGCGCGCGGTGATCAGCGCCGAGATCGCCGACATCTTCCGCAGCAACGCGCTGAAGAACGGCCTGCTGCCCATCGTGCTGGACGAGGCCGTCGTCGACGCGCTGCTCGACCAGCCCGGTGTGGAACTGCGCATCGACGTGGCACAGCGCAGCGTGACGCTTCCCGACGGCTCGGCCGTGCAGTTCCCCCTCGATGCGTTCGCCCGGACCTGCCTGCTGGAGGGCGTGGACCAGCTGGGCTATCTGCTGAAGCAGAACGACGCCATCACACGCTTTGAACAACAACGCCAGACCCAGGAGTTCCGCCATGCAAGCTGA
- the leuB gene encoding 3-isopropylmalate dehydrogenase has protein sequence MQAEIVVLPGDGIGPEVTAAAVQVLAAVGQRYGHAFRFEEKLIGGAAIDATGEPLPMDTLAAAQRADAVLLGAVGGPKWSDPKAKVRPEQGLLAIRKALGLYANLRPVKPHPAALGASPIKPHLLTGVDLLVVRELTGGIYFGQKQRRADAASDLCEYTVTEIERVVRRACVLAGGRRGHVTSVDKANVLETSRLWREVATRVVRDEFPDITLEHQLVDSMAMHLLAKPREYDVIVTENMFGDILTDEASMLAGSLGLLPSASLGEGRVGLYEPIHGSAPDIAGRDIANPYATILSAAMLLRHSLGLESEARCVEKAVDGALDHAVFTSDLAPAGRGVGTRAATAAVLEQLQLECHPVVMRD, from the coding sequence ATGCAAGCTGAGATCGTCGTGCTGCCGGGCGACGGTATCGGCCCGGAAGTCACCGCCGCCGCGGTGCAGGTGCTGGCCGCCGTCGGCCAACGTTACGGCCATGCCTTCCGCTTCGAGGAGAAGCTGATCGGTGGCGCCGCCATCGACGCCACCGGTGAGCCGCTGCCGATGGACACGCTGGCCGCCGCGCAGCGCGCGGACGCGGTGCTGCTCGGTGCGGTGGGCGGGCCGAAGTGGTCCGACCCCAAGGCAAAGGTACGTCCCGAGCAGGGACTGCTGGCCATCCGCAAGGCGCTGGGCCTGTACGCCAACCTGCGTCCGGTGAAGCCGCATCCCGCCGCGCTCGGCGCGTCGCCGATCAAGCCGCACCTGCTCACGGGCGTGGACCTGCTGGTGGTGCGCGAACTCACTGGCGGCATCTACTTCGGGCAGAAGCAACGCCGTGCCGACGCGGCCAGCGACCTGTGCGAGTACACCGTCACCGAGATCGAGCGCGTGGTCCGTCGCGCGTGCGTGCTGGCGGGCGGACGTCGCGGCCACGTGACGTCGGTCGACAAGGCCAACGTCCTGGAGACCTCGCGTCTGTGGCGCGAGGTGGCCACGCGCGTGGTACGCGACGAATTCCCGGACATCACACTCGAACACCAGCTCGTCGACTCGATGGCGATGCACCTGCTGGCCAAACCGCGTGAATACGATGTGATCGTGACCGAGAACATGTTCGGCGACATCCTCACCGACGAAGCCTCGATGCTGGCCGGCTCGCTGGGACTGCTGCCCTCGGCTTCGCTCGGCGAGGGTCGCGTGGGGCTGTACGAACCCATCCACGGCTCCGCCCCCGACATCGCTGGTCGCGACATCGCCAACCCGTACGCGACGATCCTCAGCGCGGCCATGCTGCTGCGTCATTCACTGGGACTGGAGTCGGAAGCGCGCTGCGTGGAGAAGGCCGTCGATGGCGCGCTCGACCACGCGGTCTTCACATCCGATCTCGCTCCGGCAGGACGGGGCGTGGGCACGCGTGCGGCGACGGCCGCCGTCCTCGAGCAGCTTCAGCTGGAATGTCACCCAGTGGTCATGCGCGACTGA
- a CDS encoding protein-L-isoaspartate O-methyltransferase family protein — translation MSTMDYSKARELMVEQQVRPWDVLDLRVLEVMATLPREAFVPAAHRALAYGDLSLPLGHGEFTLKPVVEGRALQALLLEPGDDVLVLGDASGYLTACAGRLAREVLAVERNEAFAHAARAALAEQAIGNAQIVVADPLQWTTERRFSAILVAGAVDTIPERFVDWLQPGGRMFVVRGRSPAMEAVLVRNDVNGSRIQSLFETDLPYLAGAAPAPTFQF, via the coding sequence ATGAGCACCATGGATTACAGCAAGGCACGCGAACTGATGGTCGAACAGCAGGTACGTCCGTGGGACGTGCTCGACCTGCGCGTGCTCGAGGTGATGGCGACGCTGCCGCGCGAGGCCTTCGTGCCCGCCGCGCACCGCGCCCTGGCCTATGGCGATCTGTCGCTGCCGCTGGGCCATGGCGAGTTCACTCTGAAGCCCGTGGTCGAAGGCCGCGCGTTGCAGGCGCTGTTGCTGGAGCCGGGCGACGACGTGCTGGTGCTGGGCGATGCCAGCGGCTACCTCACCGCCTGCGCCGGCCGCCTCGCCCGCGAGGTGCTCGCCGTGGAGCGCAACGAGGCCTTCGCGCACGCCGCGCGCGCCGCACTGGCCGAACAGGCCATCGGCAACGCGCAGATCGTCGTCGCCGACCCGCTGCAGTGGACCACCGAGCGCCGCTTCAGCGCGATCCTCGTGGCCGGCGCGGTCGACACCATCCCGGAACGCTTCGTCGATTGGCTGCAACCGGGCGGGCGCATGTTCGTCGTGCGCGGCCGTTCACCGGCGATGGAAGCGGTGCTGGTGCGCAACGATGTCAACGGTTCGCGCATCCAATCGTTGTTCGAAACCGACCTGCCTTACCTCGCCGGTGCGGCCCCCGCACCGACGTTCCAGTTCTGA
- a CDS encoding TetR/AcrR family transcriptional regulator: MTASRQPAIPPSPAASSPTRSAGPGRPKDLGKRLAILEAAKRMFTQNGFDGASMDQIAAEAGVSKLTVYSHFGDKETLFVAAVESHCDLSLPSSLFEPAPTLPLDQRLMEIARAFYTMITAPEAVAGHRMLCSPQMAHSGLPKLFWEAGPMRVQGDFAALLERRIAAGELDIPDVPRAAGQFFALLKGEPHACLVFGGPTPPAEEIDAHLAAAVDLFLRAYRTHDDAAARTGKPPARR; this comes from the coding sequence ATGACCGCTTCACGCCAGCCTGCAATTCCGCCCTCTCCGGCTGCCTCCAGCCCCACCCGGTCAGCCGGTCCCGGCCGTCCCAAGGACCTGGGAAAGCGCCTGGCCATCCTGGAGGCGGCCAAGCGGATGTTCACCCAGAACGGGTTCGACGGCGCCAGCATGGATCAGATCGCCGCCGAAGCCGGCGTCTCGAAGCTGACCGTCTACAGCCATTTCGGCGACAAGGAGACCCTGTTCGTCGCCGCCGTGGAATCGCACTGCGACCTGTCGCTGCCCTCTTCGCTGTTCGAGCCGGCGCCCACCTTGCCGCTGGACCAGCGCCTGATGGAGATCGCCCGCGCGTTCTACACGATGATCACCGCGCCGGAGGCCGTGGCCGGGCACCGCATGCTGTGTTCGCCGCAGATGGCGCACTCGGGCCTGCCCAAGCTGTTCTGGGAAGCCGGCCCGATGCGCGTGCAGGGCGATTTCGCCGCGCTGCTGGAGCGCCGCATCGCCGCGGGCGAGCTGGACATCCCCGACGTGCCACGCGCCGCCGGCCAGTTCTTCGCGCTGCTCAAGGGCGAGCCGCACGCCTGCCTGGTGTTCGGCGGCCCGACGCCGCCGGCGGAGGAGATCGACGCGCACCTGGCTGCGGCGGTGGACCTGTTCCTGCGGGCCTATCGCACGCACGACGACGCAGCCGCCCGGACCGGCAAACCGCCGGCACGCCGATGA
- a CDS encoding efflux RND transporter periplasmic adaptor subunit produces the protein MRSRPPAAVRRVVFALSGLSLLVLAACSDKSAHEEAARPVLVIHPVAADHAATAFAGEVRAREESPLSFRVGGKLIERRVDVGDHVRRGQVLAVLDPGDLQAQARAAQAQLAAAEAELGRARADQARFSKLANDQLVSRSTLDAQNAAATAAQGQVNAARAELEVARNQAEYSQLRALRDGVIAARQAEAGQVVAAGQTVFSLAADGVREVAFALPEGMVSSIRAGQPVQVESWSRTGERWNGRIREISPAADPASRTFAARVTVDAPAGALELGQSARVFLPTPGNGGLSVPIAAVQRDNGRTAVFVVDMKTSTLALKPVEIGAFGEDRVPVRGGLVAGDWVVAAGGHLLRAGQKVQPVDRDNRPVTAAASAMAR, from the coding sequence ATGCGCAGCCGCCCCCCTGCTGCCGTACGCCGCGTCGTCTTTGCGCTGTCTGGCCTTTCGCTCCTCGTCCTCGCGGCGTGCAGCGACAAGTCCGCGCACGAGGAAGCGGCCCGTCCGGTCCTGGTGATCCATCCCGTCGCGGCCGACCATGCCGCCACCGCCTTCGCCGGCGAAGTGCGTGCACGCGAGGAAAGCCCGTTGTCGTTCCGCGTCGGCGGCAAGCTGATCGAGCGCCGGGTCGATGTCGGCGACCACGTGCGCCGCGGCCAGGTGCTGGCGGTGCTCGACCCGGGCGACCTGCAGGCACAGGCACGCGCCGCGCAGGCGCAGCTGGCGGCCGCCGAGGCCGAACTGGGCCGCGCGCGTGCCGATCAGGCGCGCTTCTCCAAGCTGGCCAACGACCAGCTGGTCAGCCGGTCCACGCTGGACGCGCAGAACGCCGCCGCCACCGCCGCGCAGGGCCAGGTGAATGCCGCGCGCGCCGAACTGGAAGTCGCGCGCAACCAGGCCGAGTACTCGCAACTGCGCGCGCTGCGCGATGGTGTGATCGCTGCGCGGCAGGCCGAGGCAGGTCAGGTCGTGGCCGCGGGCCAGACGGTCTTCTCGCTGGCCGCCGACGGTGTGCGCGAAGTCGCTTTCGCGTTGCCGGAAGGCATGGTGTCGTCGATCCGTGCCGGCCAGCCGGTGCAGGTGGAATCGTGGTCGCGTACCGGCGAGCGCTGGAACGGCCGCATCCGCGAGATCTCGCCCGCAGCCGACCCCGCGTCGCGTACTTTCGCCGCGCGCGTCACCGTCGACGCGCCGGCCGGCGCACTTGAACTGGGACAGAGCGCGCGGGTGTTCCTGCCCACGCCGGGCAACGGTGGACTCAGTGTCCCCATCGCCGCCGTGCAGCGCGACAACGGGCGCACCGCTGTGTTCGTGGTCGACATGAAGACCTCCACTCTCGCGCTGAAGCCGGTGGAGATCGGTGCCTTCGGCGAGGACCGCGTACCCGTGCGCGGCGGTCTTGTCGCAGGCGACTGGGTGGTGGCCGCGGGCGGGCACCTGCTGCGCGCCGGACAGAAAGTGCAGCCGGTTGACCGGGACAACCGTCCGGTGACCGCTGCCGCCTCGGCGATGGCGCGCTGA
- a CDS encoding TolC family outer membrane protein — protein MIRRPLVIALAAAVSVSALLPATASAEDLLQTYELARGADPQLSAAEANRLAIKEGAVQTRAAMLPQIDGTASITRARNYERGDAVINADGTISGGNSESETTSRGTEARLSQMVYDRGNFTRHKSAKALSSAADFQLSAAGNDLITRTSAAYFNVLIGLESLAAAEAAETALKKQFDYASKRLEVGLAPITDVHEARAQYDSARANTILARNVVEDAYQALAEITGQPISNIKGLPKDYQPSLPETRDAEGWVQTAIDNNPGLRAKELQVTSTEADVETARAGHWPRLYLNGSYGDNESWGDSQVRNISRDIDSRSYGPSVGLVLSVPIYSGGATQSGVRQALARRDVAQDELEQQKRLLVRNTRNAYQTLVASISEVEARRLALVSAQSAYDASQVGLEVGTRTVLDVLQNQNNLFTAKLEFARARYNHLQSRLLLEQAAGTLDVSDVQDVNRLLTADTEAQLPAGDVTR, from the coding sequence ATGATCCGCCGCCCGCTCGTCATCGCCCTCGCTGCCGCCGTGAGTGTCTCGGCCCTGTTGCCGGCCACGGCCTCCGCCGAAGACCTCCTGCAGACCTACGAGCTGGCACGCGGAGCCGATCCGCAACTTTCCGCCGCCGAAGCCAACCGCCTGGCCATCAAGGAAGGCGCCGTGCAGACGCGCGCCGCCATGCTCCCGCAGATCGACGGCACCGCCTCAATCACCCGCGCACGCAACTACGAGCGCGGCGACGCCGTCATCAACGCCGACGGCACGATCAGCGGCGGCAACAGCGAGTCGGAGACCACCTCGCGCGGCACCGAAGCGCGCCTGTCGCAGATGGTCTACGACCGCGGCAACTTCACCCGCCACAAGAGCGCCAAGGCGCTCAGCTCGGCCGCTGACTTCCAGCTCAGCGCGGCCGGCAACGACCTGATCACGCGCACGTCGGCGGCGTACTTCAACGTGCTGATCGGCCTGGAGTCGCTGGCCGCGGCCGAGGCGGCCGAGACCGCGCTGAAGAAGCAGTTCGACTACGCGTCCAAGCGCCTGGAAGTCGGCCTGGCACCGATCACCGACGTGCACGAGGCCCGCGCCCAGTACGACAGCGCGCGCGCCAACACCATCCTGGCCCGCAACGTGGTCGAGGACGCGTACCAGGCGCTGGCGGAAATCACCGGCCAGCCCATCAGCAACATCAAGGGCCTGCCGAAGGACTACCAGCCGTCGCTGCCAGAAACCCGCGACGCCGAGGGCTGGGTGCAGACAGCCATCGACAACAACCCGGGACTGCGTGCGAAAGAACTGCAGGTGACGTCCACCGAGGCCGACGTCGAGACCGCACGCGCCGGCCACTGGCCGCGCCTGTACCTCAACGGCAGCTACGGCGACAACGAAAGCTGGGGCGACAGCCAGGTGCGCAACATCTCGCGCGATATCGACAGCCGCAGTTATGGCCCGTCGGTTGGCCTGGTCCTGTCGGTGCCGATCTACTCCGGCGGCGCGACCCAGTCGGGCGTGCGCCAGGCGCTGGCGCGCCGCGACGTCGCGCAGGACGAACTGGAACAGCAGAAGCGCCTGCTCGTGCGCAACACGCGCAATGCCTACCAGACGCTGGTGGCGAGCATCAGCGAGGTCGAGGCACGCCGCCTGGCGCTGGTCTCGGCGCAGAGCGCGTACGACGCCTCGCAGGTCGGACTGGAAGTCGGCACGCGCACCGTGCTGGACGTCCTGCAGAACCAGAACAACCTGTTCACCGCGAAGCTCGAGTTCGCCCGCGCCCGTTACAACCACCTGCAGAGCCGCCTGCTGCTCGAACAGGCCGCCGGCACGCTGGACGTGTCCGACGTGCAGGACGTCAACCGCCTGCTCACCGCCGATACCGAAGCACAGCTGCCGGCGGGCGACGTGACGCGCTGA